GCAAAACAGACTTCCCGGTCCCAGTCGAAATATCCGCCGCCATAGATCGCCGGGTCATGATGCGTATGCCAGCCAGACTGGAAAGGATAGCGGCCTGTCAGCAACATATGTCGTGTAGTGCTGCAGACTGGAGTCACATAACAATTCCGAAATCGTAGTCCGTTATAAGCCAGATGATCGATATTCGGAGTCTGGTTTTCCTGGCTGCCATAGCTGCGAAACCAGTCTTTTCCCACATTATCGAGCAGAATAAAGATGATATTAGGGCGATTGTCTGCTTTCGCTTTTGCTGCAAACAGCATCGATTGCTGCATAGGGAATAGACAAAAAACAAAACAAATCATTTGAATCAAAAGTTTCATAGGGATCTCATTTGCAATGTCGAATACTATTTTTTCTATTCCAAATTTTCCACCGGCGCTACTGCCGCCGATTGCCCCCGCATTTTCTGAATTTCAGGAATCACTTTCTGGGTTGCGATATACCAGGCCATTCCTAAGAGTAACAAGAAACCGATACCTGCGAAAATATTCATTAAAACACCATTACGATGTTCGCCCATCACTTTTTTACTGCCGGTTAACAAGAGTAGTCCACCTGCAGCTAACGGTGCAGCTACGACTGTGACTGCCTGTGCCGCTACGATTGCAGCAACAGGACGAATTCCTGATTCGATGACGTAGAGGGCGACAAACATTCCTGTAAGTAAAACGACGGCTGTCAGTATACGTGTCGATTTGTGTTGAGGTGTGCTACCTAATCCCAGGCTGTCTGATAAAATAAATCCACCAATCATCGAGTTTACAATGAAGGACGAATAGGCAGCAGAAAACAAACCGATACAAAATAAAACTTGTCCTTTTTCGCCAAACAGGGGCTTCAAAGCGTTTCCTACATCACCGACCCCTCTAAGATCTTGTCCTCTAAGCACGGCAGCTGCGGTGGACATAATCATGATCGTGATTAAGGCCATAATGCCGGCACTGACACGGGCATCAATCCGACCATCTTTCAGGTCTTTTACTGTCCAGCCTTTGAACCGAGCCAGATAGGATTGGTAGAAGGCGGCAGTGATGACAAAAGTTGTACCAACAAGCCCCAGGAGAGAAATATTAAGAATCGAATCGACACCATTCCCACCAGAACCGGGAATAATTCCTTGTGCCATTTCCAGCAAATTCGGTTTCGCAAAAAAGAGATTGATAGCGAAAGACGCCAGCATGAGACCAACAAAAACAGACATCAGACGTTCGATGAGTTTATAGAGGTTCTTAAAGCCGAACAAAAATGCAATTGAGATCGCGTTGAATATTACAATGCCGTATTTAAAATCAGTGTAATTTTCGAGGGCCGAGTGAACACCCAGATTATTCCCAAACTGATAGGCGGCAGAAATGAAAAAGACGCCACATCCTATTAACACAGTTAATGGTCTGCCAACCTTTTGAGCTAATAATGTACAAGTTGATTCATTGGTTACCGCTCCCAGCTTTGCGCCCAATGAAGTATAGATGAGCATGAAGATGACCGAGACGAGTACAACCCAGATCATGCTATAGCCATGCTCGGAACCAAGCTTGGAACTCGTCAAAATGCTGCCCGGGCCAATCACAACACAGGCGGTTACTAATCCAGGGCCAATTCGCTGCCACCAATGTGGCCTGACAGTTGTCGATTGTTCTTCAGTCACGTTACCGGGTATCCTTAGGGAGTCACTCATAGTGTGTCAAATCAAAGCTCTATGATATTTATTATGCGAATCCTGCTACGATTCACAATCCATTTGCTCGTTTGTCCGGTTTTATTTTGGAAACAGTCGGTGTACCATTTAAGATGAAATCTTAGTGAGACTAAAATGATTCTCGTTCACTCGCTCAATTTGAACTGGCTGATCAAAGCCACATCTATAAAAAATAAAGGGTAGCAAAGTGAAATGTCTATGGAATTTACTCTTATTAACAGGAGTAATGTCAGGCCTCGTGCTGGAATCGGTGTCTGCTGAACCGAAACAAGCTGCCGCTTCTCATCATCAGCCTCCCAATTTTATTGTCATCTTTTGTGATAATCTGGGCTATGGTGATATCGAACCCTTTGGCTCTACCGTCAACCGGACACCCTGTTTAAATCGAATGGCGAGAGAAGGTCGTAAGTTTACCCATTTCTGTGTGACCGCCGGTGTCTGCACTCCTTCTCGTGCTTCGATTATGACGGGTTGTTATTCTCAACGGGTTGGTATGCATTGGAATCCCCGCGATGGTCAAGTTCTACGCCCGATTTCTCCCTATGGTTTACATCCGGACGAGATCACTGTGGCGGAAATTTTGAAAGACAAAGGTTACAAAACCGGGATGATCGGGAAATGGCATTTGGGTGATCAGCCCCCGTTTCTCCCTACGGCACAAGGTTTTGAATACTTTTATGGGATTCCTTACAGTGATGACATGACTCAAGCTGTTGGCAAACGACTCGGAGAACGGTTTGAAGGAAATCAATGGCCTCCCCTGCCTGTGATGTTAAATGACAAGGTTATCGAAGCAGGCGTCGATCGCAATTTGTTAACTAAACAATATACCGAGAAGGCAGTCGAATTTATTGAGCAGAATCAAGATCAACCATTCTTTCTCTATTTTCCTCAAGCAATGCCAGGCAGTACACAAAAACCTTTTTCCAGTGAAGCTTTTCGTGGCAAAAGTAAAAATGGTCCCTGGGGAGACAGCATCGAAGAACTCGATTGGTCAACCGGACAAATTCTGGATAAGCTTGTTGAGTTGGGCATCGACCAAAACACGCTTGTCATCTGGACGTCAGACAACGGCTCGCCAATGGCCAGGAACATGGCCAGCACCGAGCGAGGTACCAATAATCCATTGCACGGTCGTGGATACACGACGGCGGAAGGAGCGTTCCGTGTGCCAACAATCATGTGGTGGCCGAAAACGATTCCCGCGGGAACGGTTTGTGAAGAGCTAACGACGACCATGGATTTACTGCCTACTTTTGCACATCTTTCAAAGGCAAAAGTGCCCACGGATCGGATCATCGATGGTCATGATATCCGTCCACTCATGGTCGGCAAAGCAGGTGCGAAAACGCCGTATGATGTTTTTTACTATTATGCAATGGATCAGTTACAAGCAGTGCGTAAGGGGCCTTGGAAACTTTTCCTGCCTCTAAAAAATTTCAGTCGCCATCCTCACTTTAAAAAGGGAGAAAGCTCAAAACCACTTTTGTTTAATGTGGTGACCGACATTAGTTCCGAACACAATGTGGCTGAGCAACATCCGGAGATTGTGAAAGAACTGATGATTCTAGCGGAAAAAGGCCGCGCTGATTTAGGCGATACAAATCGTCCTGGCGCCAATCAACGAAAACCCGGGAAAATTGAGAACCCCCTGCCACCCACGCTTGAAACAACGTCTAGAAATTAGTCATTCCCAATAGCACTTTATTCAGGCAGCTTCCAATTTTTTTACGATCGTGCATTTTTAAAGAATAGAGAATTCATTCATGTCTCCTCATGAAGTTGATTGTCACACCGTCAAACAAAAAATCGATGCAAATCATGAATTTATCTTACTCGATTGTCGGGAACAAGAAGAATATGACTTAGTCAATATCTCAGCATCCCGACTGTTGCCTATGAGTGAGATTCAGCAGCGTGTATCGGAGTTGGAAGTACATCGCTCAGAAGAGATTATTGTCTACTGCCATCATGGTATGCGTAGTTTGCAAGTGACTAACTGGTTGTTGCAGCAGGGCTTTGCAAATGTCAAAAGCATGCAGGGAGGAATTGATGCCTGGTCCTGTGAAATTGATAATTCGAAAATACGATATTGAACGACGATATGGAAGTTGCCTTGTTCTGTTGATATAATTTGTTGATCAACTTTGAGTATTCACCCATTGTCTCTACTTGGAAGTTTGGTATGTCATACGACTACGCATTATTTCTCTATCCGATTATCG
The Gimesia aquarii DNA segment above includes these coding regions:
- a CDS encoding Nramp family divalent metal transporter: MTEEQSTTVRPHWWQRIGPGLVTACVVIGPGSILTSSKLGSEHGYSMIWVVLVSVIFMLIYTSLGAKLGAVTNESTCTLLAQKVGRPLTVLIGCGVFFISAAYQFGNNLGVHSALENYTDFKYGIVIFNAISIAFLFGFKNLYKLIERLMSVFVGLMLASFAINLFFAKPNLLEMAQGIIPGSGGNGVDSILNISLLGLVGTTFVITAAFYQSYLARFKGWTVKDLKDGRIDARVSAGIMALITIMIMSTAAAVLRGQDLRGVGDVGNALKPLFGEKGQVLFCIGLFSAAYSSFIVNSMIGGFILSDSLGLGSTPQHKSTRILTAVVLLTGMFVALYVIESGIRPVAAIVAAQAVTVVAAPLAAGGLLLLTGSKKVMGEHRNGVLMNIFAGIGFLLLLGMAWYIATQKVIPEIQKMRGQSAAVAPVENLE
- a CDS encoding sulfatase, which gives rise to MSGLVLESVSAEPKQAAASHHQPPNFIVIFCDNLGYGDIEPFGSTVNRTPCLNRMAREGRKFTHFCVTAGVCTPSRASIMTGCYSQRVGMHWNPRDGQVLRPISPYGLHPDEITVAEILKDKGYKTGMIGKWHLGDQPPFLPTAQGFEYFYGIPYSDDMTQAVGKRLGERFEGNQWPPLPVMLNDKVIEAGVDRNLLTKQYTEKAVEFIEQNQDQPFFLYFPQAMPGSTQKPFSSEAFRGKSKNGPWGDSIEELDWSTGQILDKLVELGIDQNTLVIWTSDNGSPMARNMASTERGTNNPLHGRGYTTAEGAFRVPTIMWWPKTIPAGTVCEELTTTMDLLPTFAHLSKAKVPTDRIIDGHDIRPLMVGKAGAKTPYDVFYYYAMDQLQAVRKGPWKLFLPLKNFSRHPHFKKGESSKPLLFNVVTDISSEHNVAEQHPEIVKELMILAEKGRADLGDTNRPGANQRKPGKIENPLPPTLETTSRN
- a CDS encoding rhodanese-like domain-containing protein, with protein sequence MSPHEVDCHTVKQKIDANHEFILLDCREQEEYDLVNISASRLLPMSEIQQRVSELEVHRSEEIIVYCHHGMRSLQVTNWLLQQGFANVKSMQGGIDAWSCEIDNSKIRY